One genomic segment of Esox lucius isolate fEsoLuc1 chromosome 15, fEsoLuc1.pri, whole genome shotgun sequence includes these proteins:
- the vrk1 gene encoding serine/threonine-protein kinase VRK1 isoform X1 has translation MPPKAKAAGKGRGPPKRKLAEAFPPGEVLTDTGKKSWKLGSPIGQGGFGLLYLADENSSKTVGADAPYVIKVEPSDNGPLFSELKFYMRAAKPDLIQSWTKSHKLKYLGVPKYWGSGLHEKGDKRYRFMVMDRFGLDLQKKFEESGRQFPRKLVLQLGLRLLDILEYIHEHEYVHADVKASNLLLSHKNPNQVYLVDYGLAYRYSPEGILKEYKEDPKRCHDGTIEFTSIDAHKGVSPCRRSDLEIMGYCMIQWLCGKLPWEDKLQDPLYVRDSKIQCRDDISAFMSKCFPSQDKPEELQKFMEEVKTLSYTDKPAYQKLRSILEAGLKSVGAKDDDKLEFSSALNGAGPSSSAKKIPKRKRVVDYKEDSNDESYVTPTKKRKSPKKKDINGVKKVASANKASPVNVAATPKNKLVETGTQTTPGLKRARGRPKKKVDPVE, from the exons ATGCCCCCTAAAGCCAAGGCAGCAGGTAAGGGCAGAGGACCACCCAAGAGAAAGCTTGCTGAAGCATTCCCCCCAGGGGAAGTGCTGACAGACACAGGCAAGAAGTCCTGGAAACTGGGATCCCCCATCGGACAGGGTGGCTTTGGACTCCTCTATCTGG CTGATGAGAATTCTTCTAAAACAGTTGGAGCCGATGCCCCTTATGTCATCAAAGTG GAGCCCAGTGACAACGGACCACTGTTCTCGGAGCTCAAGTTCTACATGCGAGCTGCCAAGCCGGATCTAA TTCAGAGTTGGACAAAGTCCCACAAGCTGAAGTATTTAGGAGTTCCAAAGTACTGGGGGTCTGGGCTCCATGAGAAAGGAGATAAAAG GTACAGGTTCATGGTGATGGACCGGTTTGGGTTGGATTTGCAGAAGAAGTTTGAGGAGAGCGGAAGGCAGTTCCCCAGAAAACTGGTCCTGCAACTCGGGTTGAGACTT CTGGACATTCTAGAGTACATCCATGAGCATGAGTATGTCCACGCTGACGTCAAAGCCTCCAACCTTCTGCTCAGCCACAAAAACCCCAATCAG GTTTATCTAGTAGATTACGGGCTGGCCTATCGGTACTCTCCTGAAGGCATACTGAAAGAGTACAAGGAGGACCCTAAGAGGTGCCACGACGGGACCATCGAGTTCACCAGCATCGACGCCCACAAAGGAGTCT CTCCCTGTAGGAGGAGTGACCTGGAGATCATGGGCTACTGCATGATCCAGTGGCTCTGTGGTAAACTGCCCTGGGAAGACAAGCTACAGGATCCCCTCTACGTCAGAGACTCCAAAATACA ATGCCGAGATGACATCTCAGCGTTCATGTCCAAGTGTTTCCCCTCACAAGACAAGCCAG AAGAACTTCAGAAGTTTATGGAGGAGGTGAAGACTCTAAGCTACACAGACAAGCCAGCCTATCAGAAGCTCCGGTCCATTCTGGAGGCGGGGCTTAAGTCAGTTGGAGCCAAGGACGACGACAAGTTGGAGTTCTCCTCAGCGCTCAACGGGGCCGGGCCTTCGTCCTCTGCCAAG AAGATTCCCAAAAGGAAACGAGTGGTAGATTATAAAGAGGACTCAAATGACGAATCGTACGTCACTCccaccaaaaaaagaaaatctccaaAGAAGAAAG ACATTAACGGAGTGAAGAAGGTGGCCAGTGCTAATAAGGCTAGTCCGGTAAATGTGGCTGCCACTCCTAAAAACAAGCTGGTAGAGACGGGAACCCAAACCACACCTGGCCTGAAGAGAGCCCGAGGCAGACCCAAGAAGAAGGTGGACCCGGTAGAATAG
- the vrk1 gene encoding serine/threonine-protein kinase VRK1 isoform X2 codes for MPPKAKAAGKGRGPPKRKLAEAFPPGEVLTDTGKKSWKLGSPIGQGGFGLLYLADENSSKTVGADAPYVIKVEPSDNGPLFSELKFYMRAAKPDLIQSWTKSHKLKYLGVPKYWGSGLHEKGDKRYRFMVMDRFGLDLQKKFEESGRQFPRKLVLQLGLRLLDILEYIHEHEYVHADVKASNLLLSHKNPNQVYLVDYGLAYRYSPEGILKEYKEDPKRCHDGTIEFTSIDAHKGVSPCRRSDLEIMGYCMIQWLCGKLPWEDKLQDPLYVRDSKIQCRDDISAFMSKCFPSQDKPEELQKFMEEVKTLSYTDKPAYQKLRSILEAGLKSVGAKDDDKLEFSSALNGAGPSSSAKIPKRKRVVDYKEDSNDESYVTPTKKRKSPKKKDINGVKKVASANKASPVNVAATPKNKLVETGTQTTPGLKRARGRPKKKVDPVE; via the exons ATGCCCCCTAAAGCCAAGGCAGCAGGTAAGGGCAGAGGACCACCCAAGAGAAAGCTTGCTGAAGCATTCCCCCCAGGGGAAGTGCTGACAGACACAGGCAAGAAGTCCTGGAAACTGGGATCCCCCATCGGACAGGGTGGCTTTGGACTCCTCTATCTGG CTGATGAGAATTCTTCTAAAACAGTTGGAGCCGATGCCCCTTATGTCATCAAAGTG GAGCCCAGTGACAACGGACCACTGTTCTCGGAGCTCAAGTTCTACATGCGAGCTGCCAAGCCGGATCTAA TTCAGAGTTGGACAAAGTCCCACAAGCTGAAGTATTTAGGAGTTCCAAAGTACTGGGGGTCTGGGCTCCATGAGAAAGGAGATAAAAG GTACAGGTTCATGGTGATGGACCGGTTTGGGTTGGATTTGCAGAAGAAGTTTGAGGAGAGCGGAAGGCAGTTCCCCAGAAAACTGGTCCTGCAACTCGGGTTGAGACTT CTGGACATTCTAGAGTACATCCATGAGCATGAGTATGTCCACGCTGACGTCAAAGCCTCCAACCTTCTGCTCAGCCACAAAAACCCCAATCAG GTTTATCTAGTAGATTACGGGCTGGCCTATCGGTACTCTCCTGAAGGCATACTGAAAGAGTACAAGGAGGACCCTAAGAGGTGCCACGACGGGACCATCGAGTTCACCAGCATCGACGCCCACAAAGGAGTCT CTCCCTGTAGGAGGAGTGACCTGGAGATCATGGGCTACTGCATGATCCAGTGGCTCTGTGGTAAACTGCCCTGGGAAGACAAGCTACAGGATCCCCTCTACGTCAGAGACTCCAAAATACA ATGCCGAGATGACATCTCAGCGTTCATGTCCAAGTGTTTCCCCTCACAAGACAAGCCAG AAGAACTTCAGAAGTTTATGGAGGAGGTGAAGACTCTAAGCTACACAGACAAGCCAGCCTATCAGAAGCTCCGGTCCATTCTGGAGGCGGGGCTTAAGTCAGTTGGAGCCAAGGACGACGACAAGTTGGAGTTCTCCTCAGCGCTCAACGGGGCCGGGCCTTCGTCCTCTGCCAAG ATTCCCAAAAGGAAACGAGTGGTAGATTATAAAGAGGACTCAAATGACGAATCGTACGTCACTCccaccaaaaaaagaaaatctccaaAGAAGAAAG ACATTAACGGAGTGAAGAAGGTGGCCAGTGCTAATAAGGCTAGTCCGGTAAATGTGGCTGCCACTCCTAAAAACAAGCTGGTAGAGACGGGAACCCAAACCACACCTGGCCTGAAGAGAGCCCGAGGCAGACCCAAGAAGAAGGTGGACCCGGTAGAATAG